The Nycticebus coucang isolate mNycCou1 chromosome 2, mNycCou1.pri, whole genome shotgun sequence genome includes a window with the following:
- the LOC128567296 gene encoding interferon alpha-5-like, with product MALPFSVLMALVVLSGTSICSLGCDLPQSHSLGNRRALTPLIQMRRISPFSCLKDRSDFRFPQEELGRRQLQKTQAVSVLHEMTKQTFNLFSTNDSSEAWNKTLLDQFCTGLYQQLKELEACLMPEEGMEETAPMNLDSMLAVRSYFQRIALYLKEKKYSPCAWEIVRAEILRSFSSSTSLQERLRREE from the coding sequence ATGGCCTTGCCCTTCTCTGTCCTGATGGCCCTGGTGGTGCTCAGCGGCACGTCCATCTGCTCTCTGGGCTGTGATCTGCCTCAGTCCCACAGCTTGGGCAACAGGAGAGCCTTGACTCCCCTGATACAAATGAGGAgaatctctcctttctcctgcctGAAGGACAGGAGTGACTTCAGATTCCCCCAGGAGGAGTTGGGTCGCAGGCAGCTCCAGAAGACTCAAGCCGTCTCTGTCCTCCATGAGATGACCAAGCAGACCTTCAACCTCTTCAGCACAAATGACTCATCTGAGGCTTGGAATAAGACCCTCCTGGACCAGTTCTGCACTGGCCTCTATCAGCAGCTGAAGGAGCTGGAAGCCTGTCTGATGCCAGAGGAGGGAATGGAAGAGACTGCCCCGATGAACCTGGACTCCATGCTGGCCGTGAGGAGCTACTTCCAAAGAATCGCTCTCtacctgaaagagaagaaatacagcCCTTGTGCCTGGGAGATCGTCAGAGCAGAAATCCTGAGATCCTTTTCTTCATCAACAAGCTTGCAAGAAAGATTAAGGAGAGAGGAATGA
- the LOC128566433 gene encoding interferon alpha-10-like produces the protein MALPFSVLMALVVLSGTSICSLGCDLPQSHSLGNRRALTPLVQMRRISPFSCLKDRSDFRFPQEELGGRQLPKAQAVSVLHELTQQTFNLFSTNDSSEAWNQTLLDQFCTGLHQQLKELEACLMPEEGMEETALMNQDSMLAVRSYFQRIALYLKEKKYSPCAWEIVRAEILRSFSSSTSLQERLRREE, from the coding sequence ATGGCCTTGCCCTTCTCTGTCCTGATGGCCCTGGTGGTGCTCAGCGGCACGTCCATCTGCTCTCTGGGCTGTGATCTGCCTCAGTCCCACAGCTTGGGCAACAGGAGGGCCTTGACTCCCCTGGTACAAATGAGGAgaatctctcctttctcctgcctGAAGGACAGGAGTGACTTCAGATTCCCCCAGGAGGAGTTGGGTGGCAGGCAGCTCCCGAAGGCTCAAGCCGTCTCTGTCCTCCATGAGCTGACCCAGCAGACCTTCAACCTCTTCAGCACAAATGACTCATCTGAGGCTTGGAATCAGACCCTCCTGGACCAGTTCTGCACTGGCCTCCATCAGCAGCTGAAGGAGCTGGAAGCCTGTCTGATGCCAGAGGAGGGAATGGAAGAGACTGCCCTGATGAACCAGGACTCCATGCTGGCCGTGAGGAGCTACTTCCAAAGAATCGCTCTCtacctgaaagagaagaaatacagcCCTTGTGCCTGGGAGATCGTCAGAGCAGAAATCCTGAGATCCTTTTCTTCATCAACAAGCTTGCAGGAAAGATTAAGGAGAGAGGAATGA
- the LOC128565966 gene encoding interferon alpha-10-like produces MALPFSVLMALVVLSGTSICSLGCDLPQSHSLGNRRALTPLVQMRRISPFSCLKDRSDFRFPQEELCDKQLQKAQAISVLHELIQQTFNLFSTNDSSEAWNQTLLDQFCTGLHQQLKELEACLMPEKGVEETAPMNQDSMLAVRSYFQRIALYLKEKKYSPCAWEIVRAEILRSFSSSTSLQERLRREE; encoded by the coding sequence ATGGCCTTGCCCTTCTCTGTCCTGATGGCCCTGGTGGTGCTCAGCGGCACGTCCATCTGCTCTCTGGGCTGTGATCTGCCTCAGTCCCACAGCTTGGGCAACAGGAGGGCCTTGACTCCCCTGGTACAAATGAGGAgaatctctcctttctcctgcctGAAGGACAGGAGTGACTTCAGATTTCCCCAGGAGGAGTTGTGTGACAAGCAGCTCCAGAAGGCTCAAGCCATCTCTGTCCTCCATGAGCTGATCCAGCAGACCTTCAACCTCTTCAGCACAAACGACTCATCTGAGGCTTGGAATCAGACCCTCCTGGACCAGTTCTGCACTGGCCTCCATCAGCAGCTGAAGGAGCTGGAAGCCTGTCTGATGCCAGAGAAGGGAGTGGAAGAGACTGCCCCGATGAACCAGGACTCCATGCTGGCCGTGAGGAGCTACTTCCAAAGAATCGCTCTCtacctgaaagagaagaaatacagcCCTTGTGCCTGGGAGATCGTCAGAGCAGAAATCCTGAGATCCTTTTCTTCATCAACAAGCTTGCAGGAAAGATTAAGGAGAGAGGAATGA
- the LOC128566392 gene encoding interferon alpha-5-like — translation MALPFSVLVALVVLSGTSICSLGCDLPQSHSLGNRRALTPLVQMRRISPFSCLKDRSDFRFPQEELGGRQLQKAQAISVLHELTQQTFNLFSTNDSSEAWNKTLLDQFCTGLYQQLKELEACLMPEEGMEETAPMNQDSMLAVRSYFQRIALYLKEKKYSPCAWEIVRAEILRSFSSTISLQERLRREE, via the coding sequence ATGGCCTTGCCCTTCTCTGTCCTGGTGGCTCTGGTGGTGCTCAGCGGCACGTCCATCTGCTCTCTGGGCTGTGATCTGCCTCAGTCCCACAGCTTGGGCAACAGGAGGGCCTTGACTCCCCTGGTACAAATGAGGAgaatctctcctttctcctgcctGAAGGACAGGAGTGACTTCAGATTCCCCCAGGAGGAGTTGGGTGGCAGGCAGCTCCAGAAGGCTCAAGCCATCTCTGTCCTCCATGAGCTCACCCAGCAGACCTTCAACCTCTTCAGCACAAACGACTCATCTGAGGCTTGGAATAAGACCCTCCTGGACCAGTTCTGCACTGGCCTCTATCAGCAGCTGAAGGAGCTGGAAGCCTGTCTGATGCCAGAGGAGGGAATGGAAGAGACTGCCCCGATGAACCAGGACTCCATGCTGGCCGTGAGGAGCTACTTCCAAAGAATCGCTCTCtacctgaaagagaagaaatacagcCCTTGTGCCTGGGAGATCGTCAGAGCAGAAATCCTGAGATCCTTTTCTTCAACAATAAGCTTGCAAGAAAGATTAAGGAGAGAGGAATGA